From the Rhodothalassiaceae bacterium genome, one window contains:
- a CDS encoding oxidoreductase, whose protein sequence is MYRVRIGEEREITVEPGETILDAARRQEVMLAHSCRAGNCGSCKCRLVEGEVEMAPYSPFALGDDERAKGLILACRAVPWSDCAIAPLVAEELVMHPHRLLTTAVTAAELVTPDVCVLRLTILEGGPFLFSPGQYARVTLPGAPPRDFSMAGQPEDDELVFYIRLLPGGRAAEAIRAGLAPGDHVLVEGPFGTAYLREQDRRPLVLVAGGTGIAPMKAIAERALALDWPQAVHLYFGVRRRADLFACDELEALAARHPQLRFVPVLSKERAPGFRHGLVSEAVAADLPDMSGHIAHLAGPPPMVEAARLLMLDRGMAAADIHADPFTPAGSDEAGSLFPMAGGL, encoded by the coding sequence ATGTATCGCGTGCGGATCGGTGAGGAGCGCGAGATCACGGTGGAGCCGGGCGAGACCATTCTGGACGCCGCCCGGCGCCAGGAGGTCATGCTCGCCCACAGCTGCCGGGCGGGAAACTGCGGCAGCTGCAAGTGCCGGCTGGTCGAAGGCGAGGTGGAGATGGCGCCCTATTCACCCTTCGCGCTCGGTGACGACGAGCGCGCGAAAGGCCTCATCCTCGCCTGCCGGGCGGTACCCTGGTCGGACTGCGCCATCGCGCCGCTCGTGGCCGAGGAGCTGGTCATGCATCCCCACCGGCTGCTGACGACCGCCGTCACCGCGGCCGAGCTGGTGACGCCGGACGTCTGCGTGCTGCGGCTGACGATTCTGGAAGGCGGCCCCTTTCTGTTTTCGCCCGGCCAGTATGCGCGGGTAACCCTGCCCGGCGCGCCGCCGCGGGATTTCTCGATGGCCGGCCAGCCGGAGGATGACGAGCTCGTCTTCTACATCCGCCTGCTGCCCGGCGGCCGGGCGGCCGAGGCCATTCGCGCGGGGCTGGCCCCCGGCGATCACGTGCTCGTCGAGGGTCCCTTCGGGACCGCCTATCTGCGCGAGCAGGACCGCCGGCCGCTGGTGCTGGTGGCGGGGGGCACGGGGATCGCACCGATGAAGGCGATCGCCGAGCGGGCGCTGGCGCTCGACTGGCCGCAAGCCGTGCATCTCTACTTCGGCGTCCGCCGGCGGGCCGACCTGTTCGCCTGCGACGAGCTGGAGGCTCTTGCCGCGCGCCATCCGCAGCTGCGATTCGTGCCGGTGCTCAGTAAGGAGCGGGCGCCCGGCTTCCGGCATGGTCTCGTGAGCGAGGCGGTGGCGGCCGACCTGCCGGACATGTCGGGGCACATCGCCCATCTCGCCGGCCCGCCGCCGATGGTGGAAGCCGCACGCCTGCTGATGCTCGACCGCGGCATGGCGGCAGCCGACATTCATGCCGATCCCTTCACCCCGGCAGGAAGCGACGAGGCCGGCAGCCTTTTTCCGATGGCGGGAGGCCTGTGA
- a CDS encoding gentisate 1,2-dioxygenase produces MCAEQQTAVPPDLARRREAFYDRLAARSIRPLWTEFRHLVPLVPHRRLVPALWRYDELREAILEAGELITAKEAERRALILENPARPGEARITATLYAAVQLVLPGDVAPAHRHTQSALRFVLEGEGAFTAVDGERTRMSRGDLVLTPTWTWHDHGNETDRPMIWLDGLDIPLIADLDLGFAEHWQEDRQPLSRPEEDSPMRYGEGLLPDGYRAAPAGASPVFNYRYARSRQALLAAAANGPPDPWTGCKMRYAHPGTGGWPMATIGPCLQFLPAGFATRPLRATDGRVFVAVEGRGFCILEDGTRLDFGPNDIFVVPNWTIHRLEAAEDLVLFSYSDRPVQEALGLWREERLEEEG; encoded by the coding sequence ATGTGTGCCGAGCAACAGACCGCGGTCCCCCCCGACCTCGCCCGCCGGCGCGAGGCATTCTACGATCGGCTGGCCGCCCGCTCGATCCGGCCGCTGTGGACGGAATTCCGTCATCTCGTGCCGCTCGTCCCCCACCGCCGGCTGGTGCCGGCGCTCTGGCGCTACGACGAGCTGCGTGAGGCGATCCTGGAGGCCGGTGAGCTCATCACGGCGAAAGAGGCCGAGCGACGCGCGCTCATCCTCGAAAACCCGGCGCGGCCCGGCGAGGCCCGCATCACGGCGACGCTCTATGCCGCCGTCCAGCTCGTGCTGCCCGGCGATGTCGCCCCCGCCCACCGGCATACCCAGTCGGCGCTGCGTTTCGTGCTGGAGGGCGAAGGCGCCTTCACGGCGGTCGATGGCGAGCGCACGCGCATGAGCCGCGGCGACCTCGTGCTCACCCCGACCTGGACCTGGCACGATCACGGCAACGAGACGGATCGGCCGATGATCTGGCTCGACGGCCTCGACATTCCGCTGATCGCCGATCTCGACCTCGGCTTCGCGGAGCATTGGCAGGAAGACCGCCAGCCGCTGTCGCGGCCCGAGGAGGATTCGCCGATGCGCTATGGCGAGGGCCTGCTGCCCGACGGCTACCGGGCGGCGCCGGCCGGCGCCTCGCCCGTCTTCAACTACCGCTACGCGCGCTCCCGGCAGGCGCTGCTTGCGGCGGCGGCGAACGGCCCGCCTGATCCCTGGACGGGCTGCAAGATGCGCTACGCCCACCCGGGCACCGGCGGCTGGCCGATGGCGACCATCGGTCCCTGCCTGCAGTTCCTGCCGGCCGGCTTTGCCACGCGCCCGCTCAGAGCCACCGACGGGCGCGTCTTCGTGGCGGTGGAGGGCCGCGGCTTCTGCATTCTTGAGGACGGCACCAGGCTCGACTTCGGCCCGAACGACATCTTCGTGGTGCCCAACTGGACGATTCATCGGCTGGAAGCCGCCGAAGACCTCGTGCTGTTCTCCTACTCCGACCGGCCGGTGCAGGAGGCGCTTGGGCTGTGGCGCGAGGAACGCCTCGAGGAGGAGGGATGA
- a CDS encoding transcriptional regulator → MHERRRALGMTRTAGRRQESAFARVREPLDLPSHLPYQLVHASSMLSVGFARLLNRRFRIGIREWRILAVLGHGGPMAPSDLVGRAAYDKGTVSRALQRLERRGLVRRVPAGPGRQRWIVGLTAEGAALHDRIAPLARMRARILQAVLDPEEARVLERALDRLITKIAWLNEEERSDLAALSDPETR, encoded by the coding sequence ATGCATGAACGGCGCAGGGCCCTCGGCATGACGCGAACGGCAGGCAGGCGGCAGGAATCGGCTTTCGCGCGGGTGCGCGAGCCGCTCGATCTGCCCAGCCATCTGCCCTATCAGCTCGTGCATGCCTCAAGCATGCTGTCGGTCGGCTTCGCCCGCCTGCTCAACCGGCGTTTCCGCATCGGCATCCGCGAATGGCGGATCCTCGCGGTGCTCGGTCACGGCGGCCCGATGGCGCCAAGCGATCTCGTCGGCCGGGCCGCCTATGACAAGGGCACCGTATCGCGGGCGCTGCAGCGGCTCGAGCGCCGCGGGCTCGTCCGTCGCGTGCCCGCGGGGCCGGGGCGCCAGCGTTGGATCGTCGGGCTGACGGCCGAGGGTGCGGCGCTCCACGACCGGATCGCGCCCCTTGCGCGCATGCGGGCGCGGATTCTCCAGGCCGTACTTGATCCCGAAGAGGCGCGCGTGCTGGAGCGGGCTCTGGACCGCCTGATCACCAAGATCGCCTGGCTCAACGAGGAGGAGCGCAGCGATCTTGCGGCGCTCTCCGATCCCGAGACACGGTAA
- a CDS encoding 3-hydroxyacyl-CoA dehydrogenase: MGVAAEAASTLFADRVALITGGARGIGLALARHLAGRGARVVVMDNGASIDGRERDAQAPAAAADALGDQAMVVDADVGDAQAVAAVMDRIATEHGRLDILIHAAAIMRDALIAKIAPEDFAEVLRVNLAGGLVVMRAGLPLLRRAAEAEDASGREPAVLNLVSSAAFYGNVGVAAYAAAKAGLMALTRVGALEFRRFGIRVNALMPFAATRVTEAIPPVNPLLESYRARALTIPPETVAPVAAWLVSPFARGITGQLVGVRGRRVFLMSQPRPVAEAIVGRTADEESVDRAARAAFAGRWTDLASDLEAFNLDPLI; the protein is encoded by the coding sequence ATGGGCGTTGCGGCAGAAGCGGCATCCACCCTTTTTGCGGACCGGGTGGCGCTGATCACCGGCGGGGCGCGCGGCATCGGCCTTGCGCTCGCGCGGCATCTGGCCGGCCGCGGCGCGCGGGTCGTCGTCATGGACAATGGCGCGAGCATCGACGGGCGCGAGCGGGACGCGCAGGCTCCGGCCGCGGCCGCCGATGCGCTCGGCGACCAAGCGATGGTCGTCGATGCGGATGTCGGCGATGCGCAGGCCGTCGCAGCGGTGATGGACCGGATCGCGACGGAACACGGCCGCCTCGACATCCTGATCCACGCCGCCGCGATCATGCGCGATGCCCTGATCGCGAAGATCGCGCCGGAAGACTTCGCCGAGGTTCTGCGGGTCAATCTCGCCGGCGGGCTTGTCGTGATGCGTGCCGGTCTGCCGCTGCTGCGGCGCGCGGCGGAAGCCGAAGACGCAAGCGGTCGCGAGCCCGCCGTGCTCAATCTCGTCTCCTCGGCCGCCTTCTATGGCAATGTCGGGGTTGCGGCCTATGCCGCGGCCAAGGCGGGGCTGATGGCGCTGACGCGGGTCGGCGCGCTGGAATTCCGGCGCTTTGGCATCCGCGTCAACGCGCTCATGCCCTTTGCGGCCACCCGGGTGACCGAGGCGATCCCTCCCGTCAATCCGCTGCTGGAAAGCTACCGCGCGCGGGCGCTCACGATTCCGCCGGAGACCGTGGCCCCGGTTGCGGCCTGGCTGGTCTCGCCATTTGCGCGCGGGATCACGGGCCAGCTGGTCGGCGTGCGCGGCCGGCGCGTGTTTCTCATGAGCCAGCCGCGCCCCGTGGCCGAGGCGATCGTCGGGCGCACGGCCGACGAGGAGAGCGTGGACCGGGCCGCGCGGGCGGCATTCGCCGGCCGCTGGACCGATCTTGCGAGTGATCTGGAGGCCTTCAATCTCGATCCTCTCATCTGA
- a CDS encoding maleylacetoacetate isomerase, translating into MLRLYTYFRSSAAYRVRIALNLKKIAYEPVFVHLRRGEQEGESYRAVNPQGLVPALETEKGVLAQSLAIIEYLDETHPAPPLLPADPFARAQVRRMAQIIACDIHPLNNLQVLKTLKRDFGADEEAIGRWYAQWIHRGFAALEALVGRYGSSERCFGEEVTLADVCLVPQMANARRFAVDLAPFPRLVAIDGALRALPAFAAAAPEAQPDAE; encoded by the coding sequence ATGCTGCGGCTTTACACCTACTTCCGGTCTTCGGCCGCCTACCGGGTGCGGATCGCCCTCAATCTCAAGAAGATCGCCTATGAGCCGGTCTTCGTGCATCTGCGCCGCGGCGAGCAGGAGGGCGAGAGCTACCGCGCCGTCAATCCGCAGGGGCTGGTGCCGGCGCTGGAAACGGAAAAGGGCGTCCTTGCCCAGTCGCTTGCGATCATCGAATATCTCGACGAGACCCATCCCGCGCCGCCGTTGCTGCCGGCCGACCCCTTCGCCCGCGCGCAGGTGCGGCGGATGGCCCAGATCATCGCCTGCGACATCCACCCCCTCAACAATCTGCAGGTGCTGAAGACCCTGAAGCGCGACTTCGGCGCCGACGAGGAGGCGATCGGCCGCTGGTATGCGCAGTGGATCCACCGGGGCTTTGCGGCGCTGGAGGCGCTCGTCGGCCGGTACGGCAGTTCCGAACGCTGCTTCGGTGAAGAGGTGACGCTGGCCGACGTCTGTCTCGTGCCGCAGATGGCGAACGCCCGGCGCTTCGCGGTGGATCTGGCTCCCTTCCCGCGGCTTGTCGCGATCGACGGGGCGCTGCGCGCGCTTCCCGCCTTCGCCGCCGCCGCGCCCGAGGCCCAGCCGGATGCCGAATAG
- a CDS encoding fumarylpyruvate hydrolase, with protein MAFLFDPAVPSLPIAGDERRFAVRRIFCVGRNYAAHAREMGMDPDREPPFFFMKPADAVVENGTDVPYPPATRNLHHEIELVVAIGKTARDLAAEEAQAVVFGYAVGNDLTRRDLQLAMREKGRPWEVGKAFDMSAPVTAIHPAARIGHPRRGRIWLAVNGERRQEADLADLIWSVPEILMHLSRLFTLKPGDLVFTGTPAGVGPLLPGDVVEGGVEGVDVLRHRIVAAGERA; from the coding sequence ATGGCCTTTCTGTTCGATCCTGCGGTGCCGAGCCTGCCTATAGCCGGTGACGAACGCCGGTTTGCGGTGCGGCGGATCTTCTGCGTCGGGCGCAACTACGCCGCCCATGCGCGCGAGATGGGGATGGATCCCGACCGCGAGCCGCCGTTCTTCTTCATGAAGCCGGCGGACGCCGTGGTCGAGAACGGAACGGACGTGCCCTATCCGCCCGCGACCCGCAATCTCCACCACGAAATCGAGCTCGTCGTCGCGATCGGGAAGACCGCGCGGGACCTTGCGGCCGAAGAAGCGCAAGCGGTCGTCTTCGGCTATGCCGTCGGCAACGACCTCACGCGCCGCGACCTCCAGCTCGCGATGCGCGAGAAGGGCCGCCCCTGGGAGGTCGGCAAGGCCTTCGACATGTCCGCGCCGGTCACCGCGATCCACCCCGCCGCGCGCATCGGTCACCCGCGTCGCGGACGGATCTGGCTCGCCGTCAACGGCGAGCGGCGCCAGGAGGCGGATCTTGCGGATCTCATCTGGTCGGTGCCGGAGATCCTGATGCATCTCTCGCGCCTGTTCACGCTGAAGCCGGGAGATCTCGTGTTCACCGGCACGCCGGCCGGTGTCGGGCCGCTCTTGCCCGGCGACGTCGTGGAAGGGGGGGTGGAGGGCGTGGACGTCCTGCGCCACCGGATCGTGGCAGCTGGCGAGCGGGCATGA